Proteins encoded in a region of the Paenibacillus sp. W2I17 genome:
- a CDS encoding phosphatidylinositol-specific phospholipase C/glycerophosphodiester phosphodiesterase family protein: MKRIAAVLILLIVTVGTLFFAYESESEEQRDGFTAYRLIAHAMGSIRDQPYTNAYEAMIANYEKGTRVFEIDFMLTSDRKAVARHEWTANMSKMLGQDEELPEDKQAGALTHDEFMDTPILGMYQPMDADGIIDVLAEYPDMYIVTDTKEQKDEDIQQVLRSLVDAAKEHDPSVLDRVVVQIYNEPMLETVKEVYAFPSIIYTLYATQDTEDQVVDFVQKNDIDAVTMPEYKVNQNFVAKLNSAGSVTYVHTINDTEQVANYEKWGVYGVYSDVLTEQELDEMNTRFAWKP, from the coding sequence ATGAAACGCATTGCCGCCGTGTTAATACTACTGATCGTCACCGTGGGCACACTCTTTTTCGCCTATGAAAGCGAGAGTGAGGAACAACGGGACGGATTTACCGCTTATAGATTAATCGCCCATGCGATGGGGAGCATTCGTGATCAACCATATACCAATGCCTATGAAGCGATGATTGCCAATTACGAGAAAGGCACACGTGTATTTGAGATCGACTTTATGTTGACTTCGGATCGCAAAGCCGTAGCCAGACATGAATGGACCGCTAATATGAGCAAAATGCTAGGACAAGACGAAGAGCTTCCGGAGGATAAACAGGCCGGGGCGTTGACACATGATGAATTCATGGATACGCCAATCTTGGGCATGTATCAACCCATGGATGCCGATGGCATTATAGATGTACTGGCTGAGTACCCGGATATGTATATCGTAACCGACACCAAGGAACAGAAGGATGAGGATATTCAGCAGGTGTTAAGATCCCTCGTGGATGCCGCCAAAGAACATGATCCATCCGTGCTGGATCGGGTGGTTGTACAGATCTATAACGAACCCATGCTTGAAACGGTGAAAGAAGTCTATGCATTCCCTTCCATTATCTATACGTTATATGCCACACAGGATACAGAAGATCAGGTTGTTGATTTTGTGCAAAAAAATGATATTGATGCCGTGACTATGCCGGAATATAAAGTAAACCAGAATTTCGTCGCCAAGCTGAATAGTGCAGGCTCAGTCACCTACGTGCATACCATCAATGACACTGAACAGGTGGCTAACTATGAGAAATGGGGCGTGTACGGAGTGTACTCGGACGTGCTAACGGAGCAGGAGTTGGATGAGATGAATACACGTTTTGCCTGGAAACCGTAA
- a CDS encoding heptaprenylglyceryl phosphate synthase, translating into MIDMIKQWRHVFKLDPDREITDEELDLVCMSGTDAIIVGGSSGITYDNTVDLMSRVRRYELPCVLEVSDLEAVVPGFDGYLIPMVLNATDSKWMIGHHQQAIERYGYLIPWDLLIAEGYIVLNANSTVARLTGADTDLTIGAAVAYAQAAERLLNLPIVYMEYSGTFGDMELVGETHRKLERAHLIYGGGIDDPEKATQAAQVADTIVVGNIVYSDLNKALETVLAVKGTI; encoded by the coding sequence TTGATAGACATGATTAAGCAGTGGAGACATGTATTTAAGCTTGACCCGGACCGGGAGATTACGGACGAAGAACTCGATTTGGTCTGCATGTCGGGGACCGATGCAATTATCGTCGGTGGCTCTTCGGGAATTACTTATGATAACACGGTAGACCTGATGTCCCGTGTGCGTCGTTATGAGTTGCCCTGTGTGCTTGAAGTATCTGACTTGGAGGCTGTTGTTCCCGGCTTTGATGGATATCTGATCCCTATGGTCCTGAATGCAACGGACAGCAAATGGATGATTGGGCACCACCAGCAAGCCATAGAGCGTTACGGTTATCTTATCCCTTGGGATCTGCTGATTGCCGAGGGTTATATTGTGCTTAATGCAAACTCTACGGTAGCGCGGTTGACTGGTGCAGATACGGATCTGACGATAGGAGCTGCGGTGGCATATGCCCAGGCTGCGGAGCGTTTGCTCAATCTTCCCATTGTATATATGGAGTACAGCGGAACGTTCGGAGATATGGAGCTTGTTGGTGAGACACACAGAAAATTGGAGCGGGCACACCTCATCTACGGCGGCGGAATTGATGATCCGGAGAAAGCCACGCAAGCTGCCCAGGTGGCAGACACCATCGTGGTAGGTAACATTGTGTACAGCGATTTGAATAAGGCACTTGAGACAGTGTTGGCTGTAAAAGGAACCATTTAA
- the pcrA gene encoding DNA helicase PcrA, translating to MQPVNIHDAVARLNTPQRQAVEATDGPLLIMAGAGSGKTRVLTHRIAYLIATRKAPPWGILAITFTNKAAREMQDRVSQLVGGSQGRDIWVSTFHSMCVRILRRDIERIGFTSNFSILDSSDQLSVIRSCMKDQNIDTKKFEPKAVQSMMSTAKNELISPEQYEKQAGDYFEGIVAKIYKMYQKRLRANNSLDFDDLIMQTIQLFKEVPEVLDFYQKKFQYIHVDEYQDTNRAQYMLCRMLADSHHHICVVGDSDQSIYRWRGADISNILNFEKDYPEASTILLEQNYRSTSNILNAANEVIGLNTGRKPKKLWTDKEGGSKIKVYRADSEHDEGYFVTSEISKNVKNGKSYQNHAILYRTNAQSRVIEEILIKSDIPYQIVGGIKFYDRKEIKDILAYLRLLSNPDDDISLTRIINVPKRSIGDTTVAKLAAAAGERGISIFRVLQVVDDLGFAGRTRNALVEFYDMIAALHQMVEYLSVTELTEKILEMSQYRLEMQNENTLESRARLENIEEFLSVTMEFEKNNEDKTLVSFLTDLALIADIDSMNDDEEDQSDAVTLMTMHSAKGLEFPVVFIVGMEEGVFPHSRAFMDNEELEEERRLAYVGITRAEEQLFLSCAQMRTLFGRTTANPPSRFLDEIPDELKEDTSMARDRYRRGSSGGGSYGGRGLGSSGGSNFGGGTKLFDHQSKSGSSATSSTPTSRVTTSTSRPTYSTPSSASKPVASNGEAGFKAGDKVQHGKWGTGTIVAVKGTGNDTELQIAFPAPVGVKRLLAGFAPITKVE from the coding sequence ATGCAACCTGTAAATATACATGATGCCGTTGCACGACTTAACACCCCTCAACGGCAAGCCGTCGAGGCGACGGATGGCCCGCTGCTGATTATGGCCGGAGCGGGCTCGGGCAAGACCCGGGTGCTGACACACCGGATTGCCTACCTCATTGCAACACGGAAGGCGCCCCCGTGGGGCATTTTAGCGATTACATTTACGAACAAAGCCGCCCGTGAGATGCAAGACCGTGTATCCCAACTAGTTGGTGGCTCCCAAGGCCGCGACATCTGGGTATCCACGTTCCACTCCATGTGCGTGCGTATTTTGCGCCGTGATATTGAACGTATTGGCTTTACCTCCAACTTCAGCATTTTGGACTCCTCCGACCAACTATCTGTTATTCGTAGCTGTATGAAAGATCAGAATATTGATACCAAGAAATTCGAGCCCAAAGCAGTTCAATCGATGATGAGCACGGCGAAGAATGAACTGATCAGTCCGGAGCAATATGAGAAGCAGGCAGGAGATTATTTCGAGGGTATTGTAGCGAAGATATATAAGATGTACCAGAAACGGTTAAGAGCCAACAACTCACTTGATTTCGACGATCTCATTATGCAGACCATTCAACTGTTCAAGGAAGTGCCGGAAGTCCTCGACTTTTATCAAAAGAAATTCCAGTACATTCACGTGGACGAGTATCAGGATACGAACCGTGCACAGTATATGCTGTGCCGTATGCTCGCTGACAGTCATCACCACATCTGCGTTGTAGGGGATAGTGACCAATCAATCTATCGCTGGCGTGGGGCGGATATCAGCAATATTCTGAACTTCGAGAAAGATTACCCTGAAGCAAGTACGATTTTGCTGGAGCAGAACTATCGTTCAACTTCCAATATCCTGAATGCAGCGAATGAAGTGATCGGCCTGAATACAGGGCGTAAACCGAAGAAACTGTGGACGGACAAAGAGGGTGGTTCGAAGATCAAGGTGTACCGTGCAGATTCCGAACATGATGAGGGGTATTTTGTTACCTCCGAGATTAGTAAAAATGTGAAGAACGGCAAATCCTATCAGAACCATGCCATTTTGTACCGTACCAACGCACAGTCCCGGGTTATAGAGGAAATTCTGATCAAGTCTGATATTCCGTATCAGATTGTCGGCGGCATCAAGTTCTATGATCGTAAAGAGATCAAGGACATTCTGGCGTATCTGCGCCTGTTATCTAACCCGGACGATGATATCAGTCTCACTCGGATCATTAATGTACCGAAACGTAGCATCGGTGATACAACAGTAGCGAAGCTGGCGGCTGCGGCAGGAGAGCGTGGTATTTCCATTTTCCGAGTACTTCAGGTTGTGGATGATCTTGGTTTTGCTGGTCGTACGCGGAATGCGCTGGTGGAGTTCTATGACATGATCGCTGCATTGCATCAGATGGTAGAGTATCTATCTGTAACTGAACTGACCGAGAAGATTCTTGAGATGAGCCAATACCGTCTTGAGATGCAAAATGAAAACACGCTCGAATCTCGTGCACGGCTGGAGAATATTGAAGAGTTCCTGTCGGTAACGATGGAATTTGAGAAAAATAATGAAGACAAAACGCTCGTGTCGTTCCTCACCGATCTTGCATTGATTGCTGACATCGACAGCATGAACGATGATGAAGAGGATCAGAGCGACGCTGTTACCCTGATGACCATGCACAGCGCCAAAGGTCTGGAGTTCCCGGTTGTCTTTATCGTGGGTATGGAGGAAGGGGTCTTCCCGCATAGCCGTGCTTTTATGGACAATGAAGAGTTGGAAGAAGAACGCCGACTTGCTTATGTAGGGATCACTCGTGCAGAAGAGCAACTTTTCCTGTCGTGTGCCCAGATGCGTACCTTATTTGGACGTACCACAGCGAATCCACCTTCCCGCTTCCTGGACGAAATTCCGGATGAGCTGAAGGAAGACACCTCGATGGCTCGTGATCGTTACCGTCGTGGCAGTAGCGGAGGCGGTTCATATGGTGGACGTGGATTAGGTTCCAGTGGAGGAAGTAACTTCGGTGGTGGCACCAAGCTGTTTGATCACCAAAGCAAGAGTGGTTCATCTGCTACCTCATCCACGCCAACTTCTCGTGTGACCACGAGTACCTCCCGCCCAACATACTCTACGCCATCATCTGCTTCCAAGCCGGTGGCTTCTAATGGTGAAGCAGGATTCAAGGCAGGAGATAAAGTGCAGCATGGCAAATGGGGGACAGGCACCATTGTTGCGGTCAAAGGTACAGGTAATGATACCGAACTGCAGATTGCCTTCCCGGCTCCGGTTGGCGTGAAACGTCTGCTTGCCGGTTTTGCCCCTATTACGAAAGTGGAATAA
- the ligA gene encoding NAD-dependent DNA ligase LigA, with amino-acid sequence MDPMHRMEQLVTELNQHNYQYYTMDQPQISDKEYDLLYDELVTLEQESGMVLPDSPTQRVGGELLKGFTPHRHLSSLWSLDKAQNIEQLRSWNTRVLKLINDYNSKNPDTPLPEPGYVIELKFDGLTLNLTYTNGELVQASTRGNGTVGEGILAQVRTIRSVPLKIPYTSGTIEVQGEGIMNLSVLDRYNETAAEPLKNARNAAAGALRNLNPKATAERRLNAYFYNVGYSDDIQFANHQQMMDFLRENRFKVNPSITYFHEFDDVMEQLAAIQENRGQLDYLIDGAVIKITDMRTREVLGYTDKFPRWAVAYKFEAEETTTVLNAVVWNVGRTGKVTPLARVEPVELAGVTVQNCTLNNVGDIERKNLKFALGTRVFIRRSNDVIPEILGKVTEESDGEEIVFPEQCPACGFPLEQRGAHLFCNNRLACKPQTVARISHFASRDAMDIETFSEKTAIQLYDELNVREPADLYTLQFDDLVKLERFGEKKANNLIAALELSKDRDLASFLYSLGIPNTGKSTTRMLADHYRDLHAIMNATVEELVELPDVGGIVAESIVNFFADPFTQAAIEKMLNLGVKAQAPEAPAVAVVEDSFFSGKTVVLTGTLHQLTREEATQRLEALGAKVTGSVSKKTDLVIAGEKAGSKLTKAHDLGIPTIEDEDELVRLLNPQG; translated from the coding sequence ATGGACCCGATGCACCGGATGGAGCAACTCGTTACCGAGCTGAACCAGCATAATTATCAGTACTACACGATGGATCAGCCACAAATCAGCGATAAGGAGTATGATCTTCTGTACGATGAACTGGTTACGCTGGAACAGGAAAGCGGCATGGTTCTGCCTGATTCTCCAACACAGCGTGTGGGTGGCGAACTGCTCAAGGGGTTTACCCCGCATCGCCACTTATCCTCCTTATGGAGTCTGGACAAAGCACAGAATATTGAGCAGCTGCGGAGCTGGAATACCCGTGTACTAAAACTGATTAATGACTATAACAGTAAAAATCCCGATACGCCTTTACCGGAACCAGGTTATGTCATTGAGTTGAAGTTTGACGGATTGACGCTGAACCTGACATACACCAACGGTGAGTTGGTGCAAGCCTCTACACGAGGGAACGGTACCGTAGGTGAAGGTATTTTGGCACAGGTAAGAACGATCCGATCCGTTCCGCTCAAAATTCCTTACACAAGCGGTACGATTGAAGTACAGGGTGAAGGCATCATGAATCTGTCTGTCTTGGACCGATACAATGAGACAGCGGCAGAGCCACTCAAGAATGCGCGTAATGCAGCAGCAGGAGCGCTCCGCAACCTGAATCCGAAGGCGACGGCTGAGCGTCGGTTGAATGCTTATTTTTATAATGTAGGTTATTCGGATGACATTCAGTTTGCCAATCATCAGCAAATGATGGATTTCCTGCGTGAGAACCGCTTCAAAGTTAATCCATCGATTACTTATTTCCATGAGTTTGATGATGTGATGGAACAACTGGCCGCGATTCAGGAGAACCGAGGGCAGCTAGACTATCTGATCGATGGAGCTGTTATCAAAATTACGGACATGCGCACCCGCGAAGTGTTGGGTTATACCGATAAGTTCCCTCGCTGGGCGGTGGCATATAAATTCGAGGCTGAAGAGACCACAACGGTTCTTAACGCTGTGGTATGGAATGTGGGCCGTACTGGCAAAGTAACTCCGCTGGCACGCGTAGAACCGGTTGAACTTGCCGGGGTAACGGTACAGAACTGTACTCTGAACAATGTCGGCGATATTGAGCGCAAAAATCTGAAGTTTGCTCTGGGTACACGGGTCTTTATCCGTCGCTCCAACGACGTCATTCCTGAGATTCTGGGCAAAGTGACGGAGGAGAGTGATGGCGAGGAGATCGTCTTCCCTGAGCAGTGTCCAGCATGTGGATTCCCACTGGAGCAACGCGGAGCGCATCTGTTCTGTAACAATAGACTTGCGTGTAAACCACAAACGGTGGCACGTATTTCCCATTTTGCTTCTCGTGATGCCATGGACATCGAGACGTTCAGTGAGAAAACAGCGATTCAGTTGTATGATGAATTGAACGTACGTGAGCCTGCCGACCTGTATACGTTACAGTTTGATGATTTGGTGAAGCTGGAGCGGTTTGGGGAAAAGAAAGCGAACAACCTTATCGCTGCGCTTGAGCTTAGTAAAGATAGAGACTTGGCTTCCTTCTTATACTCACTGGGTATTCCGAACACAGGTAAGTCCACCACGCGCATGCTCGCTGATCATTATCGAGATCTGCACGCCATTATGAATGCAACCGTGGAAGAACTGGTTGAACTACCCGACGTCGGTGGTATTGTGGCAGAGAGCATCGTAAACTTTTTTGCAGATCCGTTTACACAGGCTGCAATTGAGAAAATGCTCAACTTGGGAGTGAAAGCTCAGGCACCTGAGGCACCAGCCGTTGCTGTTGTGGAAGATTCCTTCTTCAGTGGTAAAACGGTTGTCTTGACCGGAACGCTGCATCAATTGACGCGGGAAGAGGCAACACAAAGACTGGAAGCGCTCGGAGCGAAGGTGACTGGCAGTGTGTCGAAAAAGACAGATTTGGTTATTGCCGGAGAGAAGGCAGGTAGTAAACTAACCAAAGCTCATGATCTCGGCATTCCAACGATTGAGGATGAGGACGAACTTGTGCGTCTTTTGAACCCACAGGGTTAG
- a CDS encoding molybdopterin-dependent oxidoreductase has product MKQWLKNRRKGYGKKLVSIHAWNAWIVVILAISGLMLVGGFWREILGIGRVWLKWLHIIVGLAMLAPVVYYLILAGKHWKQLRNRPWQRVNTIFVLALLVGWLLSGIVLWQFKLAGPRWSNAALLIHDLLTWVGLPYIIYHSITRTKWLKDPARRAVKTTTTSTRTQNTADPSDSISDEKETPAAISSSQFDRSSERDLLKSEERPQPLYTRRAFIRSAVGVGLALTLGPTFISWVGRNLKIDNSIDSMLENDPNRMVPLPQPLSASSPPIGGGAEGHFRVYTVTPIPSFSNANWSFRIDGLVERAQVWNWEQFVKLARTVQVSDFHCVTGWSVYKNTWEGISLAQLLKQAGVKPEAHSVKFYSGDGVYTDAITMDQAQMDDIMVAVMHDGKPIPADLGGPVRLVIPQMYAYKSVKWLNRIELIDSEHIGYWEERGYDKDAWLTGASQRIPNNLSGS; this is encoded by the coding sequence TTGAAGCAATGGTTAAAGAACAGACGCAAAGGTTACGGCAAAAAGTTGGTTTCCATCCATGCTTGGAATGCCTGGATTGTTGTGATCCTTGCTATTTCAGGTCTTATGCTGGTAGGCGGCTTTTGGCGCGAGATACTCGGAATTGGACGTGTCTGGTTAAAATGGCTACATATCATCGTTGGGCTAGCTATGCTGGCACCCGTAGTATATTACTTGATTTTGGCCGGAAAGCACTGGAAACAGCTTCGAAATAGACCTTGGCAAAGGGTAAACACTATCTTTGTTCTTGCTCTGCTGGTAGGCTGGCTACTCTCGGGTATTGTATTATGGCAGTTTAAGCTAGCTGGACCTCGATGGTCGAATGCTGCACTTTTGATCCATGACCTGCTGACTTGGGTGGGCTTACCTTATATTATCTATCACTCCATCACTCGGACCAAATGGTTAAAGGATCCTGCACGTCGTGCAGTTAAAACCACTACAACTTCAACACGAACTCAAAATACAGCTGATCCATCTGATTCAATATCGGATGAAAAAGAAACTCCGGCTGCTATATCTTCTTCCCAGTTTGATCGCAGTTCCGAGAGAGATCTCCTCAAATCAGAGGAGCGACCTCAACCTTTGTATACACGACGAGCTTTCATCCGTTCTGCTGTGGGGGTTGGTCTCGCCCTGACTCTTGGTCCTACTTTTATATCCTGGGTAGGACGAAATCTCAAGATCGATAACAGTATTGATAGCATGCTGGAGAACGATCCTAACCGTATGGTTCCTCTGCCACAACCGCTGTCTGCCTCTTCACCTCCCATTGGAGGCGGGGCTGAAGGTCATTTCCGCGTATATACGGTTACGCCCATACCGTCCTTCTCCAATGCTAACTGGTCTTTCCGAATCGATGGACTGGTTGAACGGGCACAGGTTTGGAATTGGGAACAATTCGTGAAGCTGGCGCGTACCGTACAGGTTAGTGATTTCCACTGTGTAACGGGCTGGTCTGTATATAAAAATACCTGGGAAGGCATTTCTCTTGCACAGCTTTTGAAACAAGCCGGGGTTAAACCGGAAGCTCACAGTGTGAAATTTTATTCCGGTGATGGTGTGTATACGGATGCCATTACGATGGATCAAGCGCAAATGGATGATATTATGGTCGCTGTCATGCATGATGGCAAACCTATCCCTGCTGATCTTGGCGGTCCGGTACGGCTCGTTATTCCTCAGATGTATGCCTATAAATCGGTAAAATGGTTGAATCGCATTGAACTCATCGACAGCGAACATATCGGTTACTGGGAAGAACGAGGATATGATAAGGATGCATGGCTTACAGGCGCATCTCAGCGCATTCCTAACAATTTAAGTGGATCATGA
- the eis gene encoding enhanced intracellular survival protein Eis has protein sequence MEIQKLTVDDFEPAMALSEYAFQVVMSEEQKEKRRSQFSSQDIWGVYEDGQLGAKLHIIPFQTYIHGRSFEMGGIAGVATWPEYRRKGWVAGLLKHALEEMNRNKQSISFLHPFSFGFYRKYGWETYVEFKRYKVPTAHLPLKKATPGTIRRGDPGLSILKEVYSAYAERYNGTLVRDDARWENSVLVNGTSQKAVYYDEADAAQGYLLYEVKENKFTIKEIIYLNEEARQGLWTFIANHDSMIQEVTLQAPASDTLAFQLDNPRIQQEIVPYFMARIVSVEQFISQYPFASQDSPVQIVLQVEDAPRSME, from the coding sequence ATGGAAATTCAGAAATTGACGGTAGATGATTTTGAACCGGCGATGGCACTCTCCGAATATGCTTTTCAAGTAGTAATGAGTGAAGAACAGAAAGAAAAACGGCGGAGTCAATTTTCGTCACAGGATATATGGGGTGTATATGAGGACGGGCAGCTAGGAGCTAAACTTCACATCATTCCTTTTCAAACCTATATTCATGGCAGATCGTTCGAGATGGGCGGTATTGCGGGTGTAGCCACCTGGCCAGAGTATAGACGCAAAGGCTGGGTAGCTGGTCTGCTGAAGCATGCGTTGGAAGAAATGAATCGTAACAAACAGAGTATATCTTTCTTGCATCCATTCTCTTTTGGCTTCTATCGGAAGTATGGATGGGAGACGTATGTTGAATTTAAACGTTATAAAGTACCTACAGCTCATTTGCCTCTGAAAAAAGCGACACCTGGAACAATTCGGCGTGGGGATCCGGGCCTCAGCATATTAAAGGAAGTATACAGTGCGTATGCTGAGCGTTATAACGGAACTCTGGTTCGGGATGATGCAAGGTGGGAGAATTCAGTTCTTGTTAATGGGACCAGCCAGAAGGCTGTATATTACGATGAAGCTGATGCAGCACAAGGTTATCTTTTATATGAGGTTAAGGAAAATAAGTTTACCATTAAAGAGATCATCTATCTGAATGAAGAGGCTAGGCAAGGGCTGTGGACCTTCATTGCTAACCATGATTCCATGATCCAGGAAGTTACGTTGCAGGCGCCTGCCAGTGACACGCTTGCCTTCCAATTGGATAACCCACGGATTCAGCAGGAGATTGTACCTTATTTTATGGCGCGTATCGTTAGTGTAGAGCAGTTTATATCCCAGTATCCATTTGCAAGCCAGGACTCACCGGTGCAGATTGTACTTCAGGTAGAAGATGCCCCACGCTCCATGGAATGA
- a CDS encoding sterol carrier protein domain-containing protein, which translates to MNGTASIWKTSEPITDDQIIKVDIQSLTAVLMGYRRPTEMARIGRIHGPNTAIKALEKAIPERETYLLDFF; encoded by the coding sequence ATGAACGGAACGGCGTCCATATGGAAAACATCGGAGCCAATTACTGATGATCAGATCATTAAGGTGGATATTCAATCCCTTACCGCGGTGCTCATGGGATATCGCAGACCAACGGAAATGGCACGAATCGGAAGAATTCACGGACCGAACACAGCAATCAAGGCTTTGGAAAAAGCGATTCCTGAGCGGGAAACCTATTTGCTCGATTTTTTCTGA
- a CDS encoding CtsR family transcriptional regulator, translating to MRNISDIIERYLKSILHESPEGMVEIQRNDLADQFSCVPSQINYVISTRFTLEKGYLVESKRGGGGYVRIQRIELPAQSALHNHLHHSIGEEIGQTAAEGLIYQLEEARFLSKREAGLMRAAVSREVILVKLPYRDQIRARMLKAMLISLLGK from the coding sequence ATGCGTAATATCTCTGATATTATCGAACGATATCTGAAGAGTATTTTGCATGAAAGTCCCGAAGGAATGGTTGAAATTCAGCGTAATGATCTGGCAGATCAATTCTCATGTGTACCTTCCCAGATCAATTATGTCATCAGCACACGTTTTACACTCGAGAAGGGATACCTGGTAGAGAGTAAACGCGGCGGTGGTGGTTATGTTCGCATACAGCGCATTGAATTACCGGCCCAATCAGCTCTGCATAATCATTTGCACCATAGTATTGGTGAAGAGATCGGGCAGACAGCTGCCGAAGGTCTGATCTATCAATTGGAAGAAGCGCGCTTCTTGAGCAAGCGGGAAGCCGGGTTGATGCGAGCTGCTGTATCTAGAGAGGTTATATTGGTCAAACTTCCTTACCGGGATCAAATTCGTGCCAGAATGTTGAAGGCGATGTTAATATCTTTGCTCGGTAAATGA
- a CDS encoding UvrB/UvrC motif-containing protein → MLCQECNKRPATLHFTKIVNGEKTEFHICESCAREKGEMIPGTAGGFSIHNLLSGLLDFDPAGKSGSAGTPPAKALQCEECGMTYAQFSKIGRFGCSSCYKYFDSRLDPLFKRVHGNTSHVGKVPARAGGRIKVKRQIADLKRELQESIAQEEFEEAAQIRDQIRGLEKGIAQE, encoded by the coding sequence ATGCTGTGCCAAGAATGCAATAAACGTCCGGCGACACTTCATTTTACGAAGATCGTAAATGGAGAGAAGACGGAATTCCATATTTGTGAGTCATGTGCCCGTGAAAAAGGGGAAATGATCCCTGGAACAGCAGGTGGGTTTTCCATTCACAACTTGTTGTCCGGATTGCTTGATTTTGATCCAGCCGGCAAAAGTGGATCGGCAGGAACACCACCTGCAAAAGCTCTTCAATGTGAAGAGTGTGGTATGACGTACGCACAATTTAGTAAGATAGGCCGGTTCGGCTGCAGTTCATGTTATAAATATTTTGACAGTCGTCTGGATCCTTTGTTCAAGCGGGTTCATGGTAATACGTCCCATGTAGGCAAAGTGCCTGCACGAGCTGGTGGTCGCATCAAGGTGAAACGGCAAATTGCTGATCTGAAGCGTGAGCTACAAGAGAGCATCGCACAAGAGGAATTTGAAGAGGCGGCCCAGATCCGTGACCAGATCAGAGGACTTGAAAAAGGAATAGCTCAGGAGTAA
- a CDS encoding protein arginine kinase, whose amino-acid sequence MPNLRFTEKALSDWMRSDAADSEIVISSRVRIARNLQHVPFPMLASNEQSEEVLNKLSEVLQYDDVHAFGDFHTLDLIDIDELDKRVLVEKHLISPSLANESRNGAVILSEDESVSIMINEEDHLRIQCLYPGFQVKEAWEKASAIDDAFEAHVDYAFDDRRGYLTSCPTNVGTGVRASVMMHLPALVMTQQIGRILTAVSQVGLTVRGIYGEGSEAMGNLFQISNQITLGQTEQEVIENLHGVVLQMIGHERTARERLITDSRLRITDRVMRSYGILSHAAIVDSKEAAQRLSDVRLGVDLGLLDGLSITVMNELNVMTQPGFLQKTFGEDMRTDERDIYRAQLIRDTINAAKQS is encoded by the coding sequence ATGCCTAATCTGCGCTTTACAGAGAAGGCGCTCAGCGACTGGATGCGCAGTGATGCGGCTGATTCCGAAATTGTCATTAGCAGCCGTGTCCGGATTGCACGCAACCTTCAGCATGTTCCGTTTCCGATGCTGGCTTCCAATGAGCAATCGGAAGAGGTGCTGAATAAGCTGAGCGAAGTACTTCAATACGATGACGTTCATGCCTTTGGGGATTTTCATACGTTGGATCTGATCGATATTGACGAACTTGACAAACGGGTGCTGGTGGAGAAACATCTCATCAGTCCAAGTCTTGCGAATGAATCCAGGAATGGTGCGGTTATTCTCAGTGAGGATGAGTCAGTCAGTATTATGATTAACGAAGAGGATCATCTTCGTATCCAGTGCCTCTATCCGGGATTCCAGGTGAAAGAAGCCTGGGAGAAAGCTTCCGCAATAGATGATGCTTTTGAAGCGCACGTGGATTATGCTTTTGATGATCGCAGAGGATACTTAACCAGCTGTCCTACTAATGTAGGTACAGGTGTCAGAGCATCGGTTATGATGCACTTGCCTGCCCTGGTGATGACACAACAGATAGGCCGTATTCTAACCGCAGTTTCCCAAGTGGGATTGACGGTAAGAGGAATATACGGTGAAGGTAGCGAGGCGATGGGTAACCTGTTCCAGATCTCGAATCAGATTACATTGGGACAGACCGAACAGGAAGTCATCGAGAACCTGCATGGTGTTGTGTTACAGATGATTGGTCATGAACGTACAGCGAGAGAACGGTTAATTACCGACTCCAGACTTCGGATTACGGATCGGGTCATGCGTTCTTATGGCATATTGTCTCATGCAGCTATTGTTGATTCCAAGGAAGCTGCACAGCGCTTATCGGATGTACGCCTTGGCGTGGATCTCGGATTGTTGGATGGACTGTCCATCACGGTAATGAATGAGTTGAATGTGATGACACAGCCGGGATTTTTGCAGAAAACATTCGGGGAAGATATGCGCACAGATGAGCGTGACATATACCGTGCTCAGTTGATTCGTGATACGATCAATGCAGCGAAGCAGTCCTAG